Proteins from one Streptomyces sp. NBC_00390 genomic window:
- a CDS encoding multicopper oxidase family protein — protein MSGEPISRRRALGLLGLGTAGAAGWATGLGAPPNSRLQPAVQGQELAEPQVLASRDGLLNVRLVAAPGVRLAGRDTTGWGFNGTSPGPTLRVRPGDLMQLRLVNHIDQPTNLHTHGLHVSPSGNSDNPFITIEPGDSYDYAIRIPARHPAGTFWYHPHHHGTVADQIFAGLVGALLVEGVGGEADVPVSGDRLLLVTDTTLDGAGRVASPTTMARMTGREGELVLVNGQHQPVITVAAGSVQRWRVINGCVSRVLPLRLEGHRLTQVALDGVFLPAPVDRDQVVLAPGNRADLLVRPTGSGRYALVSDPYDRGGLGMMDGGPSAGGPVTLVTLAAGPATTPRSVPATLPAPAVPQGPVTGQRRLTFAMGMARRGMGGMSFTIDGRTYDPNRDDQSVAFGTAEEWTVVNTSPMDHPFHLHAWPFHVLAGSAGMPPAGVLQDVVLVPARGWVRLRIPFSDFPGRTVFHCHILDHEDLGMMATVNVRG, from the coding sequence ATGAGCGGGGAACCGATCAGCCGCCGCCGGGCGCTGGGCCTGCTCGGGTTGGGTACGGCCGGCGCGGCGGGCTGGGCCACCGGCCTTGGCGCCCCGCCCAACAGCCGGCTTCAGCCGGCCGTCCAGGGCCAGGAGCTGGCCGAGCCGCAGGTTCTCGCCAGCCGCGACGGGCTGCTGAACGTGCGGCTTGTCGCCGCCCCGGGTGTGCGGCTGGCAGGGCGGGACACCACGGGGTGGGGGTTCAACGGCACCTCGCCGGGACCGACGTTGCGGGTGCGGCCCGGGGATCTGATGCAGCTGCGGCTGGTCAACCACATCGACCAGCCGACCAACCTGCACACCCACGGCCTGCACGTATCCCCGTCAGGCAACAGCGACAACCCGTTCATCACCATCGAGCCCGGTGACAGCTACGACTACGCCATACGGATTCCCGCCCGGCATCCGGCGGGCACGTTCTGGTACCACCCGCACCACCACGGCACCGTCGCGGATCAAATCTTCGCCGGCCTGGTCGGGGCGCTGCTGGTCGAGGGTGTCGGGGGTGAGGCGGACGTGCCGGTCAGCGGCGACCGGCTGCTGCTGGTCACCGACACCACCCTGGACGGGGCCGGCCGGGTCGCCTCGCCGACCACGATGGCCAGGATGACGGGCCGCGAGGGCGAGCTGGTGTTGGTCAACGGCCAGCACCAGCCCGTCATCACCGTCGCAGCCGGGTCAGTGCAGCGGTGGCGGGTCATCAACGGCTGCGTCTCCCGAGTCCTGCCGCTACGGCTGGAAGGCCACCGGCTCACCCAGGTCGCCCTGGACGGGGTGTTCCTGCCCGCACCGGTCGACCGGGACCAGGTGGTGCTCGCCCCCGGCAACCGCGCCGACCTGCTCGTGCGCCCCACCGGCAGCGGCCGGTACGCCTTGGTCAGCGACCCCTACGACCGGGGCGGTCTCGGCATGATGGACGGTGGCCCGTCCGCTGGTGGTCCGGTCACCCTGGTCACCCTGGCCGCCGGCCCGGCCACAACGCCGCGATCGGTACCCGCGACGCTGCCGGCCCCGGCCGTCCCGCAAGGCCCGGTGACCGGGCAACGCCGACTCACCTTCGCCATGGGCATGGCCCGGAGGGGCATGGGTGGGATGAGTTTCACCATCGACGGGCGTACCTACGACCCGAACCGTGACGACCAGAGCGTCGCCTTTGGCACCGCCGAGGAGTGGACCGTGGTCAACACCAGCCCCATGGATCACCCGTTCCACCTGCACGCCTGGCCCTTCCACGTGCTGGCGGGCAGCGCCGGTATGCCGCCAGCCGGCGTGTTGCAGGACGTCGTGCTCGTCCCCGCGCGGGGGTGGGTGCGTCTTCGGATCCCGTTCAGCGACTTCCCCGGCCGCACCGTATTTCACTGCCACATCCTCGACCACGAGGACCTGGGCATGATGGCCACCGTGAACGTACGCGGCTAG
- a CDS encoding universal stress protein, with amino-acid sequence MESQDSALHVVVGIDGSTSSHAALRWAVSHAKLIGADVVAVAAWDLPGAHGWSAPAVDADFDEEIAEQGLVDEVRTVLGESGAAHVRKRLVRGDTVEVLLSEAEGAAALVLGNRGLGGFRRTLLGSVSQQCALHATCPVVIVRPTVEVEA; translated from the coding sequence ATGGAGAGCCAGGATTCGGCCTTGCATGTCGTGGTGGGTATCGACGGCTCGACTTCGTCGCATGCAGCGCTTCGCTGGGCGGTCAGCCACGCGAAACTGATCGGGGCCGATGTGGTGGCGGTGGCGGCCTGGGACCTCCCGGGTGCGCACGGATGGTCCGCTCCCGCGGTGGATGCCGATTTCGACGAGGAGATCGCCGAGCAGGGTCTCGTCGACGAGGTGCGCACGGTTCTCGGTGAGTCGGGCGCGGCCCATGTGCGAAAGCGTCTCGTGCGGGGCGACACCGTCGAGGTGCTGCTGAGTGAGGCCGAAGGGGCCGCGGCGCTCGTGCTGGGCAACAGAGGACTGGGCGGCTTCCGCCGTACGCTGCTCGGTTCCGTGAGTCAGCAGTGCGCGCTGCACGCCACGTGCCCTGTTGTCATCGTCCGCCCGACCGTCGAGGTGGAGGCCTGA
- a CDS encoding universal stress protein, whose translation MMQSPLVVGVDGSESSLRATDWAADEAARHGLPLRLIYATRWELYEGAALAASLGRSDTRVLGENIIGMAGERAQLRAPDVKVTTDVLPEDTVKALLRESRRATALITGSRGRGEITGLLLGSVSLALAARAHCPVIVVRGDDAALAGSHGRVLLGVGDADVDSAAVRFAFREAKARGCTLSVVRAWRRPSHESADHFLPEGDPARYYEVRAETVLDEALAAAARDNPDVLLQATTAEGSARKALVDLSAAADLLVVGARRREGQFGLQLGRVGHTVLHHAACPVAVVPKSA comes from the coding sequence ATGATGCAGTCACCCTTGGTGGTAGGCGTCGACGGTTCCGAGTCCAGCCTTCGAGCCACGGACTGGGCCGCGGACGAGGCCGCGCGTCACGGTCTGCCGCTCCGGCTGATCTACGCGACGAGGTGGGAGCTGTACGAGGGGGCCGCGCTGGCCGCCAGCCTTGGCCGTTCCGACACGCGTGTACTGGGGGAGAACATCATCGGAATGGCGGGAGAACGAGCGCAGTTGCGTGCGCCGGACGTCAAAGTGACGACCGATGTGCTGCCGGAGGACACCGTGAAGGCCCTGCTGCGCGAGAGCAGGCGGGCGACCGCTCTGATCACCGGTTCGCGAGGACGGGGCGAGATCACGGGCCTGCTGCTGGGCTCTGTGAGCCTGGCACTGGCAGCCCGCGCCCACTGCCCCGTGATCGTCGTGCGCGGAGACGATGCCGCTCTGGCAGGCTCACACGGTCGTGTGCTGCTCGGCGTCGGCGACGCCGACGTGGATTCGGCAGCGGTGCGCTTCGCGTTCCGCGAGGCAAAGGCGCGCGGCTGCACACTGTCCGTCGTCCGTGCCTGGCGCCGGCCCTCGCACGAGAGCGCGGACCATTTCCTGCCGGAAGGGGACCCGGCGCGCTACTACGAGGTGCGAGCCGAGACAGTGCTGGACGAGGCATTGGCTGCGGCCGCACGCGACAACCCGGACGTCCTCCTTCAGGCCACCACGGCCGAAGGATCTGCGCGCAAGGCTCTGGTCGACCTCTCCGCTGCCGCTGACCTGCTGGTTGTCGGCGCGCGACGGCGCGAGGGCCAGTTCGGCCTGCAGCTGGGCAGGGTCGGGCACACCGTGCTGCACCACGCCGCATGTCCGGTGGCCGTCGTTCCGAAGAGTGCGTAA
- a CDS encoding SulP family inorganic anion transporter, giving the protein MSQQAGARHSGWHRFVPGLPGIAALAGYERSWLRGDLLAGVTVAAYLVPQVMAYATVAGLPPVAGLWAILPALVLYALLGSSRLLSVGPESTTALMTATVVGPLAAGDPGRYAVLAAALAVAVGLLCLVAWAARLGFVADLLSRPVLVGYLAGVALIMIVDQLPKITGVETTGSGFFPQLLSFAQNLTEAQSATVAVAVGALAVLFAAPRFLHVVPGPLLVVVLSTAAVAAFGLDEHGIAVIGEVPAGLPHPALPSLDELPHLMLPALGLLLVGYTDVILTARAFAKGGESGRLDANQELLALGAANLGAGALHGFPVSSSASRTALADSAGARTQVYSLTAGAAVLAVLLVLSPLLSATPVAVLGALVVYAAVRMIDLAGFRRLASFRRRELLLALGCLCGVLALDILYGVLVAVGLSVTELLSRVARPHDAVLGLVPGVAGMHDVDDYPQARTIPGLLVYRYDSPLFFANAEDFRRRALAAVAEQSSPVRWFVLNTEANVEVDITALDSVDALRRELTGRGIVFAMARVKQDLLDDLDAYGLTESVGRDLVFPTLPTAVAAYRDWRQARGDGSAE; this is encoded by the coding sequence ATGTCGCAGCAGGCCGGAGCCCGCCACTCGGGATGGCATCGTTTCGTGCCCGGTCTACCCGGAATCGCTGCGCTCGCCGGCTACGAGCGCTCCTGGCTGCGCGGCGATCTGCTGGCCGGTGTGACCGTGGCGGCGTATCTCGTGCCGCAGGTCATGGCGTATGCGACCGTGGCGGGGCTGCCGCCCGTCGCCGGGCTGTGGGCGATCCTGCCCGCCCTGGTGCTGTACGCGCTGCTCGGTTCGTCCCGGCTGTTGTCGGTCGGTCCGGAGTCGACGACCGCGCTGATGACCGCCACCGTGGTCGGGCCGCTCGCCGCCGGGGATCCGGGCCGGTATGCCGTGCTGGCGGCCGCGTTGGCCGTTGCGGTCGGGCTGCTGTGCCTGGTGGCGTGGGCGGCGAGGCTCGGCTTCGTCGCCGATCTCCTCTCGCGGCCGGTCCTGGTCGGCTATTTGGCGGGTGTGGCGCTGATCATGATCGTGGACCAGCTGCCCAAGATCACGGGCGTGGAGACCACTGGTTCCGGTTTCTTTCCGCAGCTGCTGTCCTTTGCTCAGAACCTGACCGAGGCTCAGTCGGCCACGGTGGCCGTCGCCGTCGGCGCCCTGGCTGTCCTCTTCGCTGCTCCGCGCTTCCTGCACGTCGTACCCGGCCCGCTGCTGGTGGTCGTGCTCAGCACCGCCGCAGTTGCGGCGTTCGGCCTGGACGAGCACGGCATCGCGGTGATCGGAGAGGTCCCGGCGGGGCTGCCCCATCCGGCACTGCCGAGCCTCGACGAACTGCCTCACCTGATGCTGCCGGCGCTCGGCCTCCTCCTCGTCGGCTACACGGATGTGATCCTGACCGCGCGCGCGTTCGCCAAAGGCGGCGAGAGCGGGCGGCTCGACGCCAACCAGGAGTTGCTGGCCCTGGGCGCGGCAAACCTCGGCGCGGGTGCGCTGCACGGCTTTCCCGTGAGCAGCAGTGCCAGCCGCACTGCGCTGGCCGATTCCGCGGGCGCGCGTACCCAGGTGTACTCGCTCACTGCCGGCGCGGCCGTGCTCGCCGTTCTGCTGGTGCTCAGCCCGCTGCTGAGCGCGACTCCCGTGGCCGTGCTGGGGGCTCTCGTCGTCTATGCGGCCGTCCGGATGATCGACCTGGCGGGCTTCCGGCGGCTGGCTTCTTTCCGGCGCCGGGAACTCCTGCTGGCGCTGGGGTGCCTGTGCGGTGTGCTGGCCCTGGACATTCTGTACGGGGTGCTCGTCGCCGTCGGCCTTTCGGTGACCGAGTTGCTGTCGAGGGTGGCCCGCCCGCACGACGCCGTCCTGGGCCTGGTGCCCGGCGTGGCCGGCATGCACGACGTGGACGACTACCCGCAGGCGCGCACCATTCCCGGGCTGCTCGTCTACCGCTACGACTCTCCGCTGTTCTTCGCCAACGCCGAGGACTTCCGGCGCCGTGCACTCGCCGCCGTCGCCGAGCAGAGCTCGCCCGTCAGATGGTTTGTGCTCAACACCGAGGCCAATGTGGAGGTGGACATCACCGCGCTGGACTCCGTCGATGCGCTGCGTCGCGAACTGACGGGACGCGGCATTGTGTTCGCGATGGCGCGTGTGAAGCAGGACCTGCTCGACGACCTGGACGCCTACGGGCTGACGGAGTCCGTCGGCCGCGATCTGGTCTTTCCCACATTGCCCACGGCGGTGGCCGCGTACCGGGACTGGCGTCAGGCCCGTGGCGATGGTTCGGCTGAGTAG
- a CDS encoding IS3 family transposase (programmed frameshift), with amino-acid sequence MAMKDYSDEFKADAVGLYASTPGATYKSIAADLGVNRATLREWVLRDRERRGITAAAAKPDAQPREAAPSADPNERVRQLEARVAELEASERKLATERDILRKAAKYFRRDELVRGRFQFVDDHRDIYEVKRLCHVLDVNRSSYYKWLAGAEARAARQHKDRILAEEIREVHGESGGAYGSPRVTAELREKGRRVNEKRVARIMRTFSITGIRLRRRVRTTVPDPAASPVPDLFQRDFTATEPGRKYMGDITYLALAGGEFLYLATVLDCFSRKVVGWSIADHMRTDLVADALRMAASTRGGLDGAVFHSDHGAQYGSRAFAGLCDHLGVTRSMGAVGTSADNAACESFHASLKRETLQGTHDYGDADTCRRTVFAWLTRYNTRRRHSANGHLSPNEYEH; translated from the exons ATGGCGATGAAGGACTACTCGGACGAGTTCAAGGCCGATGCCGTGGGCCTGTACGCGTCCACACCCGGGGCGACCTACAAGAGCATCGCCGCCGACCTGGGCGTCAACCGGGCCACCCTGCGCGAGTGGGTGCTGCGGGACCGCGAACGCCGTGGCATCACCGCCGCTGCTGCGAAGCCGGACGCCCAACCTCGGGAGGCGGCGCCATCCGCCGATCCGAACGAGCGGGTCCGGCAGCTGGAGGCGCGGGTGGCAGAACTCGAGGCGAGTGAGCGCAAGCTCGCCACCGAGCGGGACATCCTCCGCAAGGCGGCCAAGTATTTC CGGAGAGACGAACTGGTGAGGGGCCGCTTCCAGTTCGTTGACGACCACCGGGACATCTACGAGGTGAAGCGGCTCTGCCACGTCCTGGACGTGAACCGATCCAGCTACTACAAGTGGCTCGCCGGCGCCGAGGCCCGGGCCGCCCGGCAGCACAAGGACCGGATCCTGGCCGAGGAGATCCGCGAGGTCCACGGCGAGTCCGGCGGCGCCTACGGCTCCCCGCGAGTGACCGCCGAGCTCCGCGAGAAAGGGCGGCGGGTCAACGAAAAGCGGGTCGCCCGGATCATGCGGACGTTCTCCATCACCGGCATCCGCCTGCGCAGACGCGTGCGCACCACCGTCCCGGACCCGGCAGCCTCACCGGTTCCAGATCTGTTCCAGCGGGACTTCACCGCCACCGAGCCGGGGCGGAAGTACATGGGCGACATCACGTATCTCGCGCTCGCAGGCGGGGAGTTCCTCTACCTTGCGACCGTGCTGGACTGCTTCAGCCGCAAGGTCGTCGGCTGGTCCATCGCCGACCACATGCGCACCGACCTGGTCGCCGACGCACTGCGGATGGCAGCCTCGACCCGAGGCGGCCTGGACGGCGCCGTGTTCCACTCCGACCACGGGGCCCAATACGGATCCCGGGCCTTCGCAGGCCTCTGCGACCACCTCGGGGTCACCCGGTCGATGGGCGCAGTCGGCACCAGCGCCGACAACGCGGCCTGCGAAAGCTTCCACGCGTCCCTGAAACGCGAGACCCTCCAGGGCACCCACGACTACGGCGACGCCGACACCTGCCGCAGGACCGTCTTCGCCTGGCTAACCCGCTACAACACCCGCCGCCGACACTCCGCCAACGGCCACCTCAGCCCCAACGAATACGAACACTGA
- a CDS encoding potassium channel family protein yields the protein MKWLVSLIGAALVMVALRDLFHTLWHPTRRGGLSRHVMSVLWKLSQQFPLRKGAAGLAGPFAMVTVVAMWAGTVTLGWALIYWPHLPDAFLFAADLKPAEHGGLVDALYISLVTVATLGLGDIAPAEPWLRIVTPAEALVGFVLLTATVSWVLEIYPALTRRRALALRLSQLQRNDPSLLELDSSAGAAILDGLAAEVARICVDFLQYAESYYFHDGADHTSLATRVRYAAELAARGGSARHAEVRLAASLLTTALADLADILDERFLHTGGTVQDIYRAYAEDHDRSQM from the coding sequence ATGAAATGGCTGGTCTCATTGATCGGAGCGGCGCTGGTCATGGTCGCCCTGAGAGATCTCTTCCACACCCTGTGGCACCCCACACGACGCGGAGGGCTCAGCCGGCACGTCATGTCGGTGCTGTGGAAACTGTCCCAGCAGTTCCCTCTACGCAAAGGGGCCGCCGGACTCGCCGGCCCTTTCGCCATGGTGACGGTGGTGGCCATGTGGGCGGGCACCGTCACCCTGGGCTGGGCGCTGATCTACTGGCCCCATCTGCCGGACGCCTTTTTGTTCGCCGCCGACCTGAAGCCCGCCGAGCACGGCGGGCTGGTGGATGCGCTGTACATCTCGCTGGTCACAGTGGCGACGCTCGGTCTCGGCGACATCGCCCCAGCTGAGCCATGGCTGCGCATCGTAACCCCCGCCGAAGCCCTCGTCGGCTTCGTACTGCTGACGGCCACCGTCTCCTGGGTTCTGGAGATCTATCCGGCACTCACCCGCAGACGGGCTCTGGCTCTGCGCCTGTCGCAGCTGCAGCGCAACGACCCGTCGCTGCTGGAGCTCGACTCGTCCGCAGGGGCCGCGATTCTGGACGGCCTCGCCGCTGAAGTGGCACGCATCTGCGTCGACTTCCTCCAGTACGCCGAGTCCTACTACTTTCACGACGGCGCGGACCACACGTCGCTGGCCACGAGAGTCCGATACGCAGCGGAACTCGCCGCCCGCGGCGGCAGTGCCCGGCACGCCGAGGTACGGCTCGCTGCCTCTCTGCTCACGACAGCGCTGGCGGATCTCGCCGACATCCTCGACGAGCGTTTCCTGCACACTGGTGGCACAGTGCAGGACATCTACCGCGCCTACGCGGAGGATCACGACAGAAGCCAGATGTGA
- a CDS encoding CBS domain-containing protein, translating to MAPAPYTVNDVMTETVVAVGPDAEFKEIVAAMAQWKVTAVPVVEGEGRVVGVVSEADLLAKEEFHDSDPSLIEQMQQLDEMAKAGAVCARDLMTTPAITVRADASVSQAARRMARQKVKRLPVVDDSGVLQGIVSRFDLLKVFLRPDDDIAAEVRREVVDRLFRVSHSGIGVDVTDGMVTLTGTVRDSHLIPVAERLAFGVEGVVDVACDLTGPPQVSGEDRG from the coding sequence ATGGCTCCTGCTCCGTACACCGTGAACGATGTGATGACCGAGACCGTCGTGGCAGTGGGGCCTGATGCCGAGTTCAAGGAGATCGTCGCCGCCATGGCGCAGTGGAAGGTCACAGCTGTGCCGGTCGTGGAGGGTGAGGGCCGCGTGGTGGGCGTGGTCTCCGAGGCAGACCTTCTGGCCAAGGAGGAGTTTCACGACTCCGACCCCAGCCTCATCGAGCAGATGCAGCAACTCGATGAGATGGCGAAGGCAGGTGCGGTGTGTGCGAGGGACCTCATGACGACACCGGCAATCACCGTGCGCGCGGATGCCTCAGTGTCGCAGGCCGCCCGGCGCATGGCCCGACAGAAGGTCAAGCGCCTACCGGTCGTGGACGACAGCGGCGTGCTGCAGGGCATCGTCAGCCGGTTCGACCTCTTGAAGGTCTTCCTGCGCCCGGACGACGACATCGCCGCCGAAGTGCGCCGTGAGGTCGTCGACCGTCTGTTCCGGGTTTCCCACAGCGGTATTGGTGTCGACGTCACGGACGGCATGGTGACACTCACCGGCACGGTCCGCGACAGCCACCTCATCCCCGTCGCCGAACGCCTTGCTTTCGGTGTCGAAGGGGTGGTCGATGTGGCCTGTGACCTCACCGGCCCACCGCAGGTCTCCGGCGAGGACCGAGGCTGA
- a CDS encoding acyl carrier protein, with product MNRTEALNLVKESIARIIPDADFTALGPDDKFRDALEMDSLDFLSFIETLSERAGIHIDDEDTPRFTTLSDSADFLVAHTEQRGS from the coding sequence GTGAACCGAACCGAAGCACTGAACCTGGTCAAGGAATCGATCGCCCGTATCATCCCCGACGCCGACTTCACCGCTCTCGGGCCCGACGACAAGTTCCGCGACGCACTCGAAATGGACTCACTGGACTTCCTGAGCTTCATCGAGACCCTCAGCGAACGCGCTGGTATTCACATCGACGACGAGGACACGCCGAGGTTCACCACGCTGTCGGACAGCGCGGACTTCCTCGTCGCCCACACAGAGCAGAGAGGCTCATGA
- a CDS encoding 2-oxo acid dehydrogenase subunit E2, producing the protein MGEFTMPSLGADMDEGTLQEWLVGPGDPVRKGDPVAVVETAKSTIEVECFETGMVGKLLVEPGTTVPVGTALALIEQTAEGQEKREKRREPEKAEAKRPVRPSPPTPPAQPEPAPVGVPAPPAAHGHGHGHAETGPLLRHLAERSGVDLETLHGSGPGGHVTRTDVERAAAAARGVTSPLRVRATPLARRLAAELDVDLAAVTGTGKDGAVRAADVRDAAPGPGNAAPSARDIAAPERPSEDRAAGMRRAISGLMTRANRDIPHYYLSTTIDLTTAIDWLHEHNRRSPVGERLLPAALLLKAAARAARHVPELNGFWTDDHFTAGDGVHLGVAISLRGGGLVAPALHDADALELPQLMAALKDLVARARTGRLRGSEVSDSTITVTSLGDQGVETVFGVIYPPQVALVGFGRVADRPWAVDGLLGVRPVVTATLSADHRATDGAVGARYLTAVNRLLQNPEQL; encoded by the coding sequence ATGGGCGAGTTCACCATGCCGTCCCTGGGCGCCGACATGGATGAAGGCACGCTCCAGGAGTGGCTGGTAGGGCCCGGTGACCCGGTCCGGAAAGGCGATCCCGTCGCGGTCGTCGAAACCGCGAAGTCCACGATCGAGGTGGAGTGCTTCGAGACCGGGATGGTGGGGAAGCTGCTCGTCGAGCCGGGCACGACGGTGCCGGTCGGCACGGCGCTCGCGCTGATCGAGCAGACCGCAGAAGGACAAGAGAAGCGCGAGAAGCGTCGTGAGCCCGAGAAGGCCGAGGCGAAGCGACCGGTCCGGCCATCGCCCCCGACACCCCCCGCCCAGCCCGAACCCGCACCGGTGGGAGTTCCCGCGCCGCCCGCTGCCCACGGGCACGGGCACGGGCACGCCGAAACAGGCCCCCTGCTCCGGCACCTCGCGGAGCGCAGCGGCGTCGACCTCGAGACCCTTCACGGATCCGGGCCCGGGGGGCATGTCACCCGAACCGACGTCGAACGAGCAGCCGCAGCCGCCAGAGGGGTCACTTCGCCGTTGCGGGTACGGGCCACCCCACTCGCCCGACGGCTCGCCGCCGAACTGGACGTCGACCTGGCCGCGGTGACGGGGACGGGCAAGGACGGCGCCGTTCGCGCCGCCGACGTGCGCGACGCAGCCCCTGGACCGGGAAACGCAGCCCCATCCGCGCGCGACATCGCCGCCCCTGAACGTCCTTCCGAGGACCGCGCAGCCGGGATGCGCCGGGCGATCTCCGGACTGATGACCCGCGCCAACCGGGACATCCCGCACTACTACCTGTCCACGACCATCGACTTGACCACCGCCATCGACTGGCTGCACGAGCACAACCGGCGCAGCCCGGTCGGCGAGCGGCTGCTTCCTGCGGCTCTGCTGCTCAAGGCCGCGGCCCGCGCGGCCCGACACGTGCCCGAGCTCAACGGCTTCTGGACCGACGACCACTTCACGGCCGGCGACGGCGTACACCTCGGCGTGGCGATCTCCCTGCGCGGCGGCGGGCTCGTCGCCCCCGCCCTGCACGACGCCGACGCACTCGAACTCCCACAGCTGATGGCCGCCCTGAAGGACCTGGTCGCCCGCGCGCGCACGGGGCGGCTGCGCGGATCCGAAGTATCCGACTCCACCATCACGGTCACCAGCCTCGGCGATCAGGGTGTGGAAACCGTCTTCGGCGTGATCTACCCGCCACAAGTGGCACTGGTCGGCTTCGGACGGGTCGCCGACCGTCCGTGGGCTGTCGACGGCCTGCTGGGCGTACGGCCCGTTGTCACAGCCACTCTGTCCGCAGACCACCGAGCGACAGACGGCGCGGTCGGCGCTCGCTACCTGACAGCAGTCAACCGCCTCTTGCAGAACCCGGAGCAGCTGTGA
- a CDS encoding alpha-ketoacid dehydrogenase subunit beta, producing the protein MGTGQPQEQKTTYREAMREALRDALRSDDRVFLMGEDVGRYGGCFGVSLGLLEEFGPERVRDTPLSESGFVGAGIGSALAGMRPIVEIMTVNFSLLALDQILNNAATLLHMSGGQLPVPLVIRMTTGAGRQLAAQHSHSLEGWYAHIPGIRVLAPATVEDARHMLAPALADPDPVLIFEHGSLYNASGELASPTAPVDLDHAAIRRPGTDISLITYGGSLPKALAAADELAADGIDAEVIDLRTLRPLDDAAIAASVARTHRVVVIDEAWRTGSLAAEVSARIAEGSFYELDAPVERVCSAEVPIPYARRLEEAALPQTADIVAAAHRAVD; encoded by the coding sequence ATGGGCACCGGACAGCCGCAGGAGCAGAAGACGACCTACCGAGAGGCTATGCGGGAGGCTCTTCGGGATGCCCTGCGGTCCGACGACCGAGTCTTCCTGATGGGAGAGGACGTCGGCCGGTACGGCGGATGCTTCGGCGTCAGCCTCGGCCTGCTGGAGGAGTTCGGGCCGGAACGGGTCCGCGACACCCCGCTGTCGGAGTCCGGGTTCGTGGGCGCCGGCATCGGTTCTGCTCTGGCCGGGATGCGGCCGATCGTCGAGATCATGACCGTCAACTTCAGCCTGCTCGCGCTCGACCAGATCCTCAACAACGCCGCCACCCTGCTGCACATGTCGGGCGGCCAGCTGCCCGTACCCCTGGTGATCCGCATGACCACGGGCGCGGGCCGACAGCTCGCCGCACAGCACTCGCACAGCCTGGAGGGGTGGTACGCCCATATACCCGGCATCCGTGTCCTCGCCCCGGCCACCGTCGAAGACGCCCGCCACATGCTGGCCCCGGCGCTGGCCGATCCCGACCCGGTGCTGATCTTCGAGCACGGAAGCCTCTACAACGCCTCCGGTGAACTCGCCTCGCCCACCGCCCCCGTGGACCTGGACCACGCCGCGATCCGCAGGCCCGGCACCGACATCTCCCTGATCACGTACGGCGGTTCGCTGCCAAAGGCGCTGGCTGCAGCGGACGAGCTGGCCGCCGACGGTATCGACGCCGAGGTGATCGACCTGCGCACGCTCCGGCCACTCGACGACGCGGCCATCGCCGCCTCCGTGGCCCGTACCCACCGCGTAGTGGTCATCGACGAGGCATGGCGCACCGGCAGTCTCGCCGCAGAGGTGTCCGCCCGCATCGCCGAGGGATCGTTCTACGAACTGGATGCCCCCGTGGAGCGGGTGTGCAGCGCGGAGGTGCCCATTCCGTACGCCCGGCGGCTCGAGGAGGCGGCCCTGCCGCAGACTGCCGACATCGTGGCGGCAGCGCACCGGGCGGTGGACTGA